A stretch of Mesorhizobium sp. M2A.F.Ca.ET.046.03.2.1 DNA encodes these proteins:
- the preA gene encoding NAD-dependent dihydropyrimidine dehydrogenase subunit PreA has product MADIRNNFIGIKSPNPFWLASAPPTDKAYNVERAFKAGWGGVVWKTLGEEGPPVVNVNGPRYGAIWGADRRLLGLNNIELITDRDLQTNLREMKQVKINWPDRALIASIMVPCVEESWKAILPLVEETGADGIELNFGCPHGMSERGMGSAVGQVPEYIEMVVRWCKQYTRMPVITKLTPNITDIRKPARAAHAGGTDAVSLINTINSITGVDLDSFAPQPTIDGKGSHGGYCGPAVKPIAMNMVAEIARDPETRGLPISGIGGITTWRDAAEFMALGAGNVQVCTAAMTYGFKIVQEMIAGLENWMDEKGHASLSDIIGRATPNVTDWQYLNLNYVAKAHIDQDACIKCGRCHIACEDTSHQAITNMVDGVRHFEVIEAECVGCNLCVNVCPVEGCITMEPLAAGVVDQRTGKPVSPIYANWTTHPNNPMAKVAAE; this is encoded by the coding sequence ATGGCAGACATCCGCAACAACTTCATCGGCATCAAGTCGCCAAATCCGTTCTGGCTGGCGTCTGCGCCGCCCACCGACAAGGCCTACAATGTCGAGCGCGCCTTCAAGGCCGGCTGGGGCGGCGTGGTGTGGAAGACGCTCGGCGAAGAGGGGCCGCCGGTCGTCAATGTCAACGGTCCGCGCTATGGCGCGATCTGGGGCGCCGACCGCCGGCTGCTTGGCTTGAACAACATCGAGTTGATCACCGACCGCGACCTGCAGACCAACCTGCGCGAGATGAAGCAGGTGAAGATAAACTGGCCGGACCGGGCGCTCATCGCCTCGATCATGGTGCCTTGCGTGGAGGAAAGCTGGAAAGCGATCCTGCCCTTGGTCGAGGAGACCGGCGCCGACGGCATCGAGCTCAATTTCGGCTGCCCGCACGGCATGAGCGAGCGCGGCATGGGCTCGGCGGTCGGCCAGGTGCCGGAATATATCGAGATGGTGGTGCGCTGGTGCAAGCAGTACACGCGCATGCCCGTCATCACCAAGCTGACGCCCAACATCACCGACATCCGTAAGCCGGCGAGAGCCGCGCATGCCGGCGGCACCGACGCCGTGTCGCTGATCAATACGATCAACTCGATCACCGGCGTCGATCTCGACTCCTTTGCGCCACAGCCGACCATCGACGGCAAGGGCTCGCATGGCGGCTATTGCGGCCCGGCGGTGAAGCCGATCGCCATGAATATGGTGGCCGAGATCGCGCGCGATCCCGAAACCCGCGGCCTGCCGATCTCGGGCATCGGCGGCATCACCACCTGGCGCGACGCCGCCGAGTTCATGGCGCTCGGCGCCGGCAATGTGCAGGTCTGCACGGCGGCGATGACCTACGGCTTCAAGATCGTGCAGGAGATGATCGCCGGCCTGGAAAACTGGATGGACGAGAAGGGCCACGCCTCGCTCTCCGATATCATCGGCCGCGCCACGCCCAACGTCACCGACTGGCAGTATCTCAACCTCAACTATGTCGCCAAGGCGCATATCGACCAGGACGCCTGCATCAAATGCGGCCGCTGCCACATCGCCTGCGAGGACACCTCGCACCAGGCGATCACCAACATGGTGGATGGTGTGAGGCATTTCGAGGTTATCGAGGCTGAATGCGTCGGCTGCAATCTGTGCGTCAATGTCTGCCCGGTCGAAGGCTGCATCACCATGGAGCCGCTGGCTGCCGGCGTCGTGGATCAACGCACTGGCAAGCCGGTGTCGCCGATCTACGCCAACTGGACGACGCATCCGAACAATCCGATGGCCAAGGTAGCGGCGGAATAA